The Aeromicrobium phoceense genome includes the window GCGAGCATCGCCTGGGCGATCTCGGTGGGAATCCGAGCGACGAGGGCCCCCAGCGCCGGGACCGCGCCGATGAGCGCGATCAGCAGTCCGGTCACGACGAAGGCGCCCACCGCGGCGGGCCAACCGCCCTCGACCGACCCGGTGGACACGAGCAGTGCCGCGCCGGGCGTGGACCACGCGAGCGTCACGGGGACGCGGTGCACGAGGGCCAGCGCGATGATCAGAACGCCGAAGCCCAGGGTCAGCGCCAGCAGGCCACTGGCGGCCTGGGCCGGGGTCGCCCCCACGGCTCGCAGGCCGGCCAGCACCACCGCGAACGACGAGGTGAAGCCCACGAGCGCCGTGACCGCGCCCGCCGTCACCGGCTGCTGCCAGTGCGCGTCGGTGGGGGAGTGGGACACGCTGTGAGGCTAGGCCATCGCGCGACCTAGACTTCAGGGTGTGCTGAGACGACTCGACCTGCGTGACCAGACCGATGGGTACCGCGACGCGGTGCCCCGTGCCGAGGTCGACGTCGAGCATGCGCTCGCGGCGGTCGTCCCGATCTGCGACGACGTGCGCGACCGCGGCGCCGCCGCCGTCCTCGACGCGGGCGAGCGCTTCGACGGCGTCCGGCCCGAGCGCCTCCGCGTGTCCGCGGAGGACATCGAGAAGGCGCGCGTCGGCCTGGATCCCGCCGTCCTGGAGGCCATCGACGAGTCGATCTCCCGGCTGCGGGCCACCTGCGAGGCCGAGCTGGAGCGCACCGTCTCCGTCGAGGTGGCGCCCGGAGCGCTCGTCGAGCGCCGGATCGTGCCGATGCAGCGCGTCGGTCTCTACGTGCCCGGCGGCCTCGCGCCGCTGGTCAGCACCGTCATCATGAACGCCGTCCCGGCCCAGGTCGCCGGCGTGCCCGGGATCGCCCTGGCGAGCCCGCCTCAGGTCGAGTTCGGCGGACTGCCGCACCCGACGATCCTCGCCGCGTGCGCGCGCCTGGGCATCGACGAGGTCTACGCCGCCGGTGGCGCGCAGGCGCTCGCCATGCTGGCGTACGGCACCGAGGAGAACGAGCCCGTCAACCTCGTCACGGGTCCGGGCAACATCTACGTCGCCGCCGCGAAGCGCCACCTCCAGGGCGTCGTGGCGATCGACTCCGAGGCCGGCCCCACGGAGATCGCGATCGTCGCGGACTCCACCGCCGACCCCGCGTTCGTCGCCTCCGACCTCATCAGCCAGGCCGAGCACGATCCGATGGCCGCCGCCGTCCTGATCACCGACTCGCTCGAGCTCGCCGACGCGGTGGACGCCGAGCTGGTCCGCCAGGTGCCCCTGGCCCGTCACGAGGAGCGGATCCGCACGGCCCTCGCGGGCTCCCAGTCGGCCACCGTGCTGGTGCGCGACACCGACCAGGGCGTCGACGTCGCCAACGCCTACGCGGCCGAGCACCTCGAGATCCAGACCGCCGACGCGTCCGCGCTCGCGGACCGCATCGTCAACGCCGGTGCCGTGTTCGTCGGCTCGTTCACCCCCGTCTCGCTCGGCGACTACGCCGCCGGGTCCAACCACGTGCTGCCCACCGCCGGGTGCGCCTGCCACTCCTCAGGCCTGTCCGTGCGTGCGTTCGTGAAGAACATGCACGTCGTGTCCTACTCCGAGGCCGCCCTGCGCGACGTCGGGCCGAAAGTCGTCACGCTCGCCGAGGCGGAGGACCTGCCGTCCCACGGCGCGGCCGTCACCGCGCGCCTGGAGCGGACGCGATGACGGTTCCCGCCTGGGTGCCGATCCGCGACGAGCTGAGGAACGAGGAGCCGTACGGCGCTCCCCAGATCGACGTCCCGGTCCGCCTGAACACGAACGAGAACCCCTACGGCCCGAGCGAGAAGGCGGCGGCCGACATCGCCGGTGCGGTCCAGCAGGCCGCGCTGGAGCTCAACCGGTACCCCGACCGCGAGGCGTGGGCGCTGCGCGAGGCCCTGGCGGCCTACCTGGGTCACGGGCTCACGGCCGACCGGGTGTGGGCGGCCAACGGCTCCAACGAGGTCATGCAGCAGATCCTGCAGGCGTTCGGCGGCCCGGGTCGCACCGCGGTGTCGTTCGCGCCGACCTACTCGATGTATCCGGAGTACGCCCGCAACACGCACACGCGCTGGGTCGCGGGCCGGCGTCGCGAGGACTTCGCGATCGACGTGCCCGCCGCGGTCGCGCTGGTCGAGGCCGAGCAGCCCGACGTGGTCTTCCTGACCTCGCCGAACAACCCCACGGGCACCGCGCTGGCGCCCGAGGAGCTGCGCGCCGTGCTCGACGTGGCGCCCGGCATCGTCGTGGTCGACGAGGCCTACGCGGAGTTCCGGCGCGAGGGGACGCCCACCGCGCTCGAGCTGCTCGCCGGCCACCCCCGACTGATCGTCACGCGCACGATGAGCAAGGCCTTCGCCCTCGCCGGGGGACGCTTGGGCTACCTTGCGGCCGACCCCGCGGTCGTCGACGCGCTGCGCATCGTGCGGCTGCCGTACCACCTCTCCTCGGTCACCCAGGCCACGGCGCTCGGCGCCCTGCGGCACACCGACGAGCTGCTCGCCCGGGTCGACGCCCTGCGCACGACCCGCGACGAGACGGCCGCCTGGCTGGCCGAGCGCGGTTACGACGTGGCCGCGTCCGACGCGAACTTCCTCCTGTTCGGGCATTTCCCCGATCGTCGCGCCGTGTGGGAGGGTTTGGTCGACCACGGGGTCCTGATCCGCGAGACGGGGCCCGACGGTTGGCTCCGGGTGTCGATCGGCACCCCGGAGGAGATGCAGGCGTTCCGCGCCGCACTGATGGAGGTGGATCCGCGATGAGCAGGCAGGCACGGATCGAGCGGAAGACGTCGGAGTCGCACGTCGTCGTCGAGCTCGACCTCGACGGCACCGGCCGCACGGAGATCAGCACGGGCGTGGGCTTCTACGACCACATGCTCACGGCGCTGGGCCGTCACTCGCTCATCGACCTCACCGTCCGCTCCGAGGGCGACCTGCACATCGACGCCCACCACACGGTGGAGGACACGGCGATCTGCATCGGCGAGGCACTCCGTGAGGCGCTCGGCGACAAGGCCGGGATCCGCCGCTACGGCAACGCCATGATCCCGCTGGACGAGGCCGTCGCCCAGTGCGTCGTCGACGTGTCGGGACGCCCCTACTTCGTGCACACCGGCGAGCCCGAGCGCCAGATCACCGCGATCATCGGCGGCTCGTACATCGGCTCGCTGACCTCGCACGTCTTCGAGTCGATCGCGCACCACGCCGGGATCACCCTGCACATGAACCTCATCTCCGGGCGCGACCCGCACCACATCGCCGAGTGCCAGTTCAAGGCCCTCGCGCGGGCCCTGCGTGCCGCCGTCGAGCCTGACCCGCGCGAGACGGGGATCCCGTCGACCAAGGGCGCGCTGTGAGCGGAGCGGTCCGATGACGACGGTCGCGGTCCTCGACTACGGCTCGGGCAACCTGCGGTCGGCCGTGCGTGCCGTCGAGCGCGCGGGCCAGTCGCGCGGCGTCGACGTCGTGCTGACCGCCGACCGCGAGGTCGCCGAGCAGGCCGACGGCCTGCTGGTGCCCGGTGTCGGCGCGTTCGACGCCTGCATGAAGGGCCTGCGTGCGGTCGACGGTGAGCGGATCATCGAGCGCCGCCTCATCGCCGGCCGTCCCGTGCTGGGCATCTGCGTGGGCATGCAGATCCTCTTCGCCGAGGGCATCGAGCACGGCGTGCGCAGCACCGGCTGCGGCGAGTGGCCCGGCACGGTGGAGAAGATCCAGGCGCCGATCGTGCCGCACATGGGCTGGGACACGGTCGAGCCGCCCGCCGACACGGTGATGTTCGCCGGGATCGAGTCCGAGCGCTTCTACTTCGTGCACTCCTACGGCGTGCGCGAGTGGCTGGTCGACGCGGAGGGCACACCCTTCCGCGCGCCGGGCGTCACGTGGACGCAGTACGGCGGCGACCGCTTCGTCTCCGCGGTCGAGCACGGCCCGCTGTGGGCCACGCAGTTCCACCCGGAGAAGTCCGGCGACGCCGGCCGACGTCTGCTCGAGAACTGGATCGCCACGCTCTAGCGGTCAGGCGCGGTAGCGCTCCGGCCGGTGGTTGAAGGCCAGCACCACGTTGAGGATCACCGCGCCGAGCGCGGACAGCAGCACGTTGTCCCACGGCACCACCAGCAGGGCGGCCAGGACCACGAGCAGGTCCAGGGCCATCTGCACGTATCCCGCGCGCAGGCCCGCCTGCTCCTGCGCGATGAGGGCCAGCACACTGAAGCCGCCGAGGCTCGAGCCGTGCCGGAACAGGATGAGGATGCCCACGCCGGCCAGCAGGTTGCCGGTGGCGATCCCGTAGACGGGCGCGAGGTCGGGGGAGGGGATCATCTCGGCGTGCACCGCGGTGAAGAGCGAGAGCAGCGCGACGGCGATCACGGACCGCACCGTGAACCGCCAGCCCTTCTTCCACAGCGCGAGCGCGAAGAACGGCAGGTTGGCCAGCAGCAGCACGGCGGGGAGCGGCAGGGCCACGGCGTAGGTGATCAGCAGCGACAGGCCGGCGGTGCCGCCGGTGACCGCGTGCGCCTCGTAGAGCAGGTGCAGGCCCAGCGAGGCCAGCCACGTGCCGGTGAGCACGCCCAGGACGTCCTCGGCGGGGGTGTGGGGCAGCGTGACCGCCGACGGCTCCATGAGGTCGTCGGTGTCGGCCGGGGCGTGGTCGGGGTGGCTGTCATTCATGGCCCGCCCACTCTACGGAGGGCGGTCGATACGATCGCGGGGTGACTCTCGAACTCCTCCCCGCCGTCGACGTCGCCGAGGGCCAGGCCGTGCGCCTGGTCCAGGGCGAGCTCGGCAGCGAGACGTCCTACGGCTCCCCGCTCGACGCCGCCCTGCAGTGGCAAGCCGACGGCGCCGAGTGGATCCACCTGGTCGACCTCGACGCCGCCTTCGGCAAGGGCAGCAACCGCGACCTGCTGGCCGAGGTCGTCGGCCGGCTGGACGTGAAGGTCGAGCTCTCGGGCGGCATCCGCGACGACGATTCGCTCGACGCCGCCATGGCCACCGGCTGCCGCCGGGTCAACCTGGGCACCGCCGCGATCGAGGATCCCGACTGGTGCCGCTCGGCGATCGCCCGGTACGGCGACCGGGTCGCGGTCGGCCTCGACGTTCGTGGCCGCACACTGGCCGCCCGGGGCTGGACGAAGGAGGGCGGCGACCTGTTCGAGGTGCTGGCCCGCCTCGACGCCGACGGGTGCGCGCGCTACGTCGTCACCGACGTCACGAAGGACGGCACGCTCACCGGTCCGAACCTCGACCTGCTGCGCCAGGTGTGCGAGCAGACCGACAAGCCGGTCGTCGCCTCGGGCGGCGTCTCGAGCCTCGACGACCTGCGCGCGATCGCCACGCTGACCGGCATCGGCGTCGAGGGCGCGATCGTCGGCAAGGCGCTCTACGCGGGCGCCTTCACGCTGCCCGACGCGCTGGCCGCGGTCGCGGAGTAGTCGTGGCCGGCCTCGTGCGGTGGGAGGGCTTCAGCGCCGATCCGCGACGTGCGGAGGTGGCGGGCATCCGCGCGGGGGACCAGGACCGCGAGACGGCGGTCGAGGCCCTGCGCGAGGCCTACGCCGACGGCCGGCTCGACCGGACCGAGTTCGACCGCAGGTCGCACGCCGCCCTCGCGGCCACGCTGCTCGGCGAGTTCGTGCCCCTGCTCCAGGACCTCGAGCCGCCCACGCCCGCGTCGCTGTCCGTGCACGACGAGGCGCTGCGGCGCTACCGGCGCGAGACGCGTGACGCCCGCAACGGGGTGGTGGCCATCGGGGTGATGACCAGCGGGATCTGGGGCGCCACGAGCATCGCCAGCGGCGAGCCGCTCTTCTTCTGGCCGATCTTCCCGATCCTCGGCGTCGGCGTCGGCTGGCTCATGCACGTGGTCAACCGGGGCCAGCGCATCGAGCACCACGAGCGGAAGATCGAGCGCCGCCTGAGCGGGCGCGAGGACGACGACGAGGGCTGAGGCTCAGCAGCCGTCGCGCATGAGGTCGGGACGCGTGCCCGTGGTGACCTCGACCATCAGGACCTCGCTCGTGGGCTCGATCGACACAGTGTCCTCCCTGAACAGGAAGCCCAGCCAGGCGTCGCCCTCGGTGACGAACACGCCCGTCTGCCCGTAGCCGGCCTCGACCATCTCGGCGGTCTCGTAGACGCCCGTCACGTCCTTCAGGGTGCTGCCGACGCCCAGGCCGTCGGCGGTGCGGGGCTGCTCGCCGCGGACGCCGAAGGAGACGACGGTGCCGTCCTCCTTCGTCAGCACGTCGAGCGAGGAGGCGTAGTCGGCCTTCCACCCGAGCGGCTCGCTGCGGCCGCACTCCTCACCGGGGACCTCGACGTCCTCGTCGAACAGCCCGGTCGCGAGCGCCTCGTCGCGCGACATCCCGGTGCGCGCCGGGCCGACGACGCCCGGAGCGACGGTCAGCTCCTCGATCGCCGGCAGGGCGGCCGGCGGCTCCGAGGTGGGCGACTCCGTCGTGGGGCTGGGGGTGGCCGAGGTCGCGGTGGGCGCGGAGTCGGGCGTCTCGTCGGGGGACTCCGAGCAGGCCCCGAGAGCCAGCGCGGTGACCGCCGCCAGGAGCCAGAGGCGGCTCGTAGGAACGTCGGACCCACGCACTACGCTCATGGCCGTGAGCCTAGCCGTCCGTGTGATCCCCTGTTTGGACGTGGACGGCGGTCGCGTCGTCAAGGGAGTGAACTTCGTCGACCTGCGCGACGCGGGCGATCCGGTCGAGATGGCGCGGGTCTACGACGCCCAGGGCGCCGACGAGCTCACCTTCCTCGACATCACCGCCTCCAGCGGCGACCGCTCCACCACCTACGACATCGTCGGCCAGACCGCCGAGCAGGTGTTCATCCCGCTCACGGTGGGCGGGGGCGTGCGTGCGGTCGAGGACGTCGACCGGCTCTTGCGCGCCGGTGCCGACAAGGTCGGCATCAACACCGCCGCGATCGCGCGGCCCGAGGTGATCGGCGAGATCGCGCACCGCTTCGGGAATCAGGTGCTCGTCCTGAGCGTTGACGCTCGACGTGCAGACGATCAGCCCAGCGGGTTCGAGGTGACCACCCACGGCGGCCGCCGCTCGGCCGGCATCGACGCGATCGAGTGGGTGCGCCGCGGCAGTGAGCTCGGCGCGGGCGAGATCCTGCTCAACTCGATGGACGCCGACGGCACGCAGGCCGGCTTCGACCTCGAGATGATCCGCGCCGCCCGCGGCGCGACCGACGTCCCCCTCATCGCCAGCGGAGGCGCCGGGCGCCTCGAGCACTTCGCCCCCGCGGTCGACGCGGGCGCCGACGCCGTCCTGGCCGCCAGTGTCTTCCACTTCGGAACGCTGACGATCCCCGCGGTGAAGGAGACGCTGCGAGCCGCCGGACACGTGGTCCGGTGAGCGCCCCGGCGCTCGACACCCTCAGCGGCGGTGGCACCGACCGGCTGACCCGGCGTGGCTTCGGGGTCATGGGTCGCGGCATCGCCCGCCAGAAGGTGATGTTCACGTGGGCGGCGCTCGCCTCCCTGCTCTTCGGCGTGATGACCGTGGCCGACGCCTGGGTGCTCGGCTGGGCCACCGATCACGTCATCGCCCCTTCGGTCGCCGCCGGTGCCGTCACGTGGTCCACCCTGTGGGCCGGCGTGGGCCTTTTCGTGCTGGCCGCGGTGCTGCGCACCGTGGGCGTCGTGGGTCGCCGCCTGCTGGGCGGCGTGGTGTTCTTCCGGCTCGTGCGCGACGACCGCCTGCGCGTCACGCGCCGCTACCTGCAGCTGCCGCTGCGCTGGCACCACCGGCACCCCGCGGGTCAGCTGCTCAGCAATGCCAACGCCGACGTCGAGGCCACGTGGTCGGTCTTCATGCCACTGCCGATGGCGCTCGGCACGATCGCCATGCTGGTCGCCGCGATCGCCACGATGGTGCTGGCCGACCCCGTGCTGACCGTCGTCGGGCTCGTGGTCATCCCGCTGCTGTTCGTCGCCAACGCCGTCTACCAGCGGTGGCAGGGGCCGAGGATCGCGCTCGCCCAGAGCCTGCGCGGCGACGTGTCCACCGTCGCCCACGAGTCGTTTGACGGCGCCCTCGTCGTGAAGTCGCTGGGCCGCGAGGCCGACGAGACGGCCCGCTTCCGAGCCGCGAGCGAGCGCCTGCGCGACGCCGCCATCGCGATCGGCCGGATCCGCGCGATCTTCGACCCCGTCATCGAGGCGCTCCCCAACCTCGCCGTCCTGGCCGTGCTGCTGCTGGGCGCGTGGCGCGTGCAGAGCGGCGGCGCCGACGCGGGCGACGTGGTCCAGGTGGCCTACCTGTTCACCGTGATCGGCATGCAGATCCGCTCGTTCGGCTGGGTGCTGGGCGAGCTGCCGCGCGCCGTCGTCGGCTGGGACCGCGTGTCGCGCGTCATCGACGAGGACGACGCCATGGACTACGGCGACGCCCGGGTTCCGGGCACCGGACCCGTCGACCTCACGGTCACCGACCTCGACTACAGCCACCCCGACGAGCCCGCCCCCGCGGTCCTGAACGACATCGCGTTCCCCGTGCCCGCCGGCACCGTCACGGCGGTCGTGGGGGCCACCGGCAGTGGCAAGAGCACGCTGACCTCGCTCGTCACCCGCCTCGTCGATCCCGACGACGGCGCGGTGCTGATCGGTGGCACCGACGCACGCCGGCTGTCGCAACAGGCGCTCACCCGCGCGGTGGCCCTCGTGCCCCAGTCCACGTTCCTGTTCGACGACACGGTCCGCGCCAACGTGGTGCTCGACCTCGACGTCCCCGACGAGCGGGTCTGGGAGGTGCTGCGCATCGTGCAGGCCGATCGGTTCGTCTCGGCGCTGCCGGACGCCCTCGACACCGAGCTGGGGGAGCGGGGCACCTCGCTCTCGGGTGGCCAGCGCCAGCGTCTCGCGCTGGCCCGGGCGCTCGTGCGCGACCCGCGCGTGCTCGTGATGGACGACGCGACCAGTGCCCTCGATCCCGAGGTCGAGCAGCGCATCCTGCGTGCCCTGGCCGACCGCGACGGCTCGCCCACCACCGTCGTCGTGGCGTACCGCAAGGCCACGATCGCGCTGGCGGACGAGGTGGTCTTCCTCGCGGGCGGACGTGTCGCCGATCGCGGCACCGACGCGCAGCTGCGCGAGCGCTCGGCCGCCTACCGCAACCTCGTCGATGCGTACGACCAGGCCCGTGAGGAGGTCGACCATGAGTGAGTCCGCACCCCGCGAGGGCGGCATCTCCGTCCTCGTCCGCGGCATGCGCCGCAACCCCGAGATCACCGAGGGCATCTGGCTGACGCTGGTGCTCGCGCTCCTCAGCACTGCCGGGGGCTCGCTCGTGCCCATCGTGGTGCGCGCGGCGCTCGACGACGGCTTCGCCTCCGGTGACGTCGACACCGCCCTGATTGCCCGCTACGTGGGCATTGCCGCCCTGCTCATGATCGTGATCGCCATCTGCGGCTACTGGTCGAAGGTGCGGATCTTCACCGCGAGCGAGCGGGGGCTGGCGAACCTGCGCGTCGCGGCGTTCCGTCACGTCCACGACCTGTCGATGCTCACACAGAACACGCAGCGCCGCGGGTCGCTCGTCTCCCGGGTCACCTCCGACGTCGACCAGATCAGCCAGTTCCTGCAGTTCACCGGGATCATGATGATCGTCAGCATCGGCCAGATGCTCGTCGCGACAGTGGTCATGGCGTTCCTGTCGTGGCAGCTCACCCTCGTGGTGCTGATCAGCTTCGTGCCGCTCGCGGTGAGCCTGCGCTGGCTGGCCGGCGCGATGTCGCGGGCCTACGACCGCGTGCGCGCCAGCGTCGGCGAGATGCTCGCCGTCATCGCCGAGCCCGTCGTGGGTGCCGCCGTCGTCCGGTCCTACGGCATCGAGGACCGCACCCAGCACCGCGTCGACGTCGCCGTGAGCGCGAACTACCGCAACAACATCCGCGCCCAGACGATCACTGCCGGCGCGTTCTCCGCCGCGATCCTGGTGGGTGGCATCGCCAACGCCGCGGTGCTGGCCGTGGGCGTCTGGCTGGGCGTGCTCGGCGAGCTCTCCGTCGGAACGATCGTCGCCTTCGTCTTCCTGGTCGGGCTCTTCACCGGCCCGGCGCAGATGGCCACCCAGGTCATCTCCGAGGCGCAGAACGCGATCTCGTCGTGGCGCCGCGTCCTCGACCTGCTCGACACCCCGGCCGACGTGGTCGACCCGGGCCCGGCCGGTCAGCGCCTTCCCGAGGGCGACCTCGAGGCGCAGTTCGAGCACGTGTCGTTCGCCTACCCCGAGGGCCCCACGGTGCTGGCCGACGTCGACGTCACGATCGAGGCGCGCCAGCGGGTCGCCGTCGTGGGCGAGACCGGCTCGGGCAAGACCACGTTCGCGAAGCTGCTCACGCGCCTGATGGACCCCGCCGCCGGCCGGGTCGTGCTCGGCGGCGTCGACATCGCGCAGGTCCCGTTCGACGACCTGCGCCGCCACGTGCTGATGGTGCCGCAGGAGGGCTTCCTGTTCGACGCGACGCTGGGTGAGAACCTGCGCTACGGATCGCGCACCGCCACGGACGCCGACCTCGTCGACGCCGTCGAGCGGCTCGGCCTCGCCGACTGGTTCGCCGCCCTGCCGCGCGGACTCGACACCCGGGTGGGCCAGCGTGGCGAGTCGCTGTCGGCGGGGGAGCGGCAGCTGGTCGCGCTCGTCCGCTCGGCGCTGGCCGACCCGGCGTTCCTCGTCCTGGACGAGGCCACGAGTGCCGTCGACCCCCAGACCGAGCTGCGCGCCACCCGGGCGCTCGACCGGCTGCTGCAGGGCCGCACCAGCGTGACGATCGCCCACCGGCTGTCCACCGCGGAGAACGCCGACCGCGTGCTCGTCTTCGACCAGGGCCGTCTCGTCGAGGACGGTCACCACCGCGACCTCGTCAAGGCCGAGGGCGTCTACGCGCGCCTGCACGCGTCCTGGGTGGCGCAGGCGACCCTCGCCTGATGCGGAGCGCGGGGCCGCGCCTGAGACACTGGGGCACGTGAGCTCCCTGGATGCGGCGATCGCCGCCCGCTTGAAGCGCGACGACGCCGGCCTGGTCACGGCGGTGGTGCAGGACGCGACGTCGCGCGCCGTGCTGATGGTCGGCTGGATGGACGACGAGGCGCTGCACCGCACCCTCACCACGGGCCGCTCCACGTTCTGGAGCCGCAGCCGCGGCGAGTACTGGGTCAAGGGCGAGACCTCGGGCCACACCCAGCACGTGCGCGAGGTCCGGCTCGA containing:
- the hisI gene encoding phosphoribosyl-AMP cyclohydrolase; the encoded protein is MSSLDAAIAARLKRDDAGLVTAVVQDATSRAVLMVGWMDDEALHRTLTTGRSTFWSRSRGEYWVKGETSGHTQHVREVRLDCDGDTLLVVVDQVGAACHTGATTCFDRDLLT
- the hisH gene encoding imidazole glycerol phosphate synthase subunit HisH; the protein is MTTVAVLDYGSGNLRSAVRAVERAGQSRGVDVVLTADREVAEQADGLLVPGVGAFDACMKGLRAVDGERIIERRLIAGRPVLGICVGMQILFAEGIEHGVRSTGCGEWPGTVEKIQAPIVPHMGWDTVEPPADTVMFAGIESERFYFVHSYGVREWLVDAEGTPFRAPGVTWTQYGGDRFVSAVEHGPLWATQFHPEKSGDAGRRLLENWIATL
- the hisB gene encoding imidazoleglycerol-phosphate dehydratase HisB, producing MSRQARIERKTSESHVVVELDLDGTGRTEISTGVGFYDHMLTALGRHSLIDLTVRSEGDLHIDAHHTVEDTAICIGEALREALGDKAGIRRYGNAMIPLDEAVAQCVVDVSGRPYFVHTGEPERQITAIIGGSYIGSLTSHVFESIAHHAGITLHMNLISGRDPHHIAECQFKALARALRAAVEPDPRETGIPSTKGAL
- the hisD gene encoding histidinol dehydrogenase, with the translated sequence MLRRLDLRDQTDGYRDAVPRAEVDVEHALAAVVPICDDVRDRGAAAVLDAGERFDGVRPERLRVSAEDIEKARVGLDPAVLEAIDESISRLRATCEAELERTVSVEVAPGALVERRIVPMQRVGLYVPGGLAPLVSTVIMNAVPAQVAGVPGIALASPPQVEFGGLPHPTILAACARLGIDEVYAAGGAQALAMLAYGTEENEPVNLVTGPGNIYVAAAKRHLQGVVAIDSEAGPTEIAIVADSTADPAFVASDLISQAEHDPMAAAVLITDSLELADAVDAELVRQVPLARHEERIRTALAGSQSATVLVRDTDQGVDVANAYAAEHLEIQTADASALADRIVNAGAVFVGSFTPVSLGDYAAGSNHVLPTAGCACHSSGLSVRAFVKNMHVVSYSEAALRDVGPKVVTLAEAEDLPSHGAAVTARLERTR
- the priA gene encoding bifunctional 1-(5-phosphoribosyl)-5-((5-phosphoribosylamino)methylideneamino)imidazole-4-carboxamide isomerase/phosphoribosylanthranilate isomerase PriA; translation: MTLELLPAVDVAEGQAVRLVQGELGSETSYGSPLDAALQWQADGAEWIHLVDLDAAFGKGSNRDLLAEVVGRLDVKVELSGGIRDDDSLDAAMATGCRRVNLGTAAIEDPDWCRSAIARYGDRVAVGLDVRGRTLAARGWTKEGGDLFEVLARLDADGCARYVVTDVTKDGTLTGPNLDLLRQVCEQTDKPVVASGGVSSLDDLRAIATLTGIGVEGAIVGKALYAGAFTLPDALAAVAE
- a CDS encoding DUF1707 domain-containing protein, encoding MAGLVRWEGFSADPRRAEVAGIRAGDQDRETAVEALREAYADGRLDRTEFDRRSHAALAATLLGEFVPLLQDLEPPTPASLSVHDEALRRYRRETRDARNGVVAIGVMTSGIWGATSIASGEPLFFWPIFPILGVGVGWLMHVVNRGQRIEHHERKIERRLSGREDDDEG
- the hisF gene encoding imidazole glycerol phosphate synthase subunit HisF — translated: MSLAVRVIPCLDVDGGRVVKGVNFVDLRDAGDPVEMARVYDAQGADELTFLDITASSGDRSTTYDIVGQTAEQVFIPLTVGGGVRAVEDVDRLLRAGADKVGINTAAIARPEVIGEIAHRFGNQVLVLSVDARRADDQPSGFEVTTHGGRRSAGIDAIEWVRRGSELGAGEILLNSMDADGTQAGFDLEMIRAARGATDVPLIASGGAGRLEHFAPAVDAGADAVLAASVFHFGTLTIPAVKETLRAAGHVVR
- a CDS encoding histidinol-phosphate transaminase, whose amino-acid sequence is MTVPAWVPIRDELRNEEPYGAPQIDVPVRLNTNENPYGPSEKAAADIAGAVQQAALELNRYPDREAWALREALAAYLGHGLTADRVWAANGSNEVMQQILQAFGGPGRTAVSFAPTYSMYPEYARNTHTRWVAGRRREDFAIDVPAAVALVEAEQPDVVFLTSPNNPTGTALAPEELRAVLDVAPGIVVVDEAYAEFRREGTPTALELLAGHPRLIVTRTMSKAFALAGGRLGYLAADPAVVDALRIVRLPYHLSSVTQATALGALRHTDELLARVDALRTTRDETAAWLAERGYDVAASDANFLLFGHFPDRRAVWEGLVDHGVLIRETGPDGWLRVSIGTPEEMQAFRAALMEVDPR
- a CDS encoding ABC transporter ATP-binding protein; translation: MSESAPREGGISVLVRGMRRNPEITEGIWLTLVLALLSTAGGSLVPIVVRAALDDGFASGDVDTALIARYVGIAALLMIVIAICGYWSKVRIFTASERGLANLRVAAFRHVHDLSMLTQNTQRRGSLVSRVTSDVDQISQFLQFTGIMMIVSIGQMLVATVVMAFLSWQLTLVVLISFVPLAVSLRWLAGAMSRAYDRVRASVGEMLAVIAEPVVGAAVVRSYGIEDRTQHRVDVAVSANYRNNIRAQTITAGAFSAAILVGGIANAAVLAVGVWLGVLGELSVGTIVAFVFLVGLFTGPAQMATQVISEAQNAISSWRRVLDLLDTPADVVDPGPAGQRLPEGDLEAQFEHVSFAYPEGPTVLADVDVTIEARQRVAVVGETGSGKTTFAKLLTRLMDPAAGRVVLGGVDIAQVPFDDLRRHVLMVPQEGFLFDATLGENLRYGSRTATDADLVDAVERLGLADWFAALPRGLDTRVGQRGESLSAGERQLVALVRSALADPAFLVLDEATSAVDPQTELRATRALDRLLQGRTSVTIAHRLSTAENADRVLVFDQGRLVEDGHHRDLVKAEGVYARLHASWVAQATLA
- a CDS encoding ABC transporter ATP-binding protein — protein: MSAPALDTLSGGGTDRLTRRGFGVMGRGIARQKVMFTWAALASLLFGVMTVADAWVLGWATDHVIAPSVAAGAVTWSTLWAGVGLFVLAAVLRTVGVVGRRLLGGVVFFRLVRDDRLRVTRRYLQLPLRWHHRHPAGQLLSNANADVEATWSVFMPLPMALGTIAMLVAAIATMVLADPVLTVVGLVVIPLLFVANAVYQRWQGPRIALAQSLRGDVSTVAHESFDGALVVKSLGREADETARFRAASERLRDAAIAIGRIRAIFDPVIEALPNLAVLAVLLLGAWRVQSGGADAGDVVQVAYLFTVIGMQIRSFGWVLGELPRAVVGWDRVSRVIDEDDAMDYGDARVPGTGPVDLTVTDLDYSHPDEPAPAVLNDIAFPVPAGTVTAVVGATGSGKSTLTSLVTRLVDPDDGAVLIGGTDARRLSQQALTRAVALVPQSTFLFDDTVRANVVLDLDVPDERVWEVLRIVQADRFVSALPDALDTELGERGTSLSGGQRQRLALARALVRDPRVLVMDDATSALDPEVEQRILRALADRDGSPTTVVVAYRKATIALADEVVFLAGGRVADRGTDAQLRERSAAYRNLVDAYDQAREEVDHE
- a CDS encoding YitT family protein; this translates as MNDSHPDHAPADTDDLMEPSAVTLPHTPAEDVLGVLTGTWLASLGLHLLYEAHAVTGGTAGLSLLITYAVALPLPAVLLLANLPFFALALWKKGWRFTVRSVIAVALLSLFTAVHAEMIPSPDLAPVYGIATGNLLAGVGILILFRHGSSLGGFSVLALIAQEQAGLRAGYVQMALDLLVVLAALLVVPWDNVLLSALGAVILNVVLAFNHRPERYRA